In a genomic window of Ranitomeya imitator isolate aRanImi1 chromosome 5, aRanImi1.pri, whole genome shotgun sequence:
- the LOC138680734 gene encoding zinc finger MYM-type protein 1-like: MKRRKESGAMFRKKKKAKEEELKKNEGALLKYLSHDTTTPVAEEIPKFTASDTSAPSTSGTNEQCDDQDIDPSAPSTSGTNEQCDDQDIDPSAPSTSGTNEQCDDQDIDPSAPSTSRSNEECDDQNIPAIDLKDVGLWPSKINDDTRILLVRQGASVVQHLDSDFAEVVREGASIKGQNRKLTRNWFFKTLPNNEKMLRSWLLYSPSKKALYCFCCRLFADAETSQSNFDSVNGFNTWWKLNPKVYNHESSVAHVECFTKWKELEIGLQRGVTIDKKVQEEVENNVKKWREILARLLDIIRFLAKQNLALRGHREVIHHETDYEPESTGKKGNFLELVHLLAKYDPVLREHILRIKFGKKFATSYFSPTIQNEFIENLGGKVRSKVVEQVKIAKYFSMIFDSTPDISHKDQMCQVLRYVMINGKEVKVVESFVDFIEIKGKTSESISTVILQQLEKYGIDIQNCRGQAYDNAAVMAGQHTGVQRRIKEINKKAEFVACTNHSLNLAGVHAASVALSSVTFFGTVERLFTFFSSSTHRWDVLISVTGQSVKRVLETRWSARGDAVSAVKKNYSKILQAVEHLTGEEENRVTRSDAGVLLVALQSFSFLCFLGLWESVLKEINDTQVYLQTKGLNIQQCDTKLGALKAFLTENREELVKHSVAYAKEICEDLGIDMDRRSRKKKKMAGEESQDAALPYETELMREMYLSLDRVIQEITTRFQQLHALAEKYAFLTPSHLLDDKYECQLNQDHDDINKEEFLIERKRLKSFLYVAVTQDKKETWKEDSPLELLQFIVKYSLENSVPNIVILLRIFLTIAVSVATCERSFSKLKLIKNYLRSTMSAMRLGNMAILSIEHQLSEEIDFDDVINDFANRKARKVKF, translated from the coding sequence ATGAAGCGAAGAAAAGAAAGTGGTGCAATgtttagaaaaaagaaaaaggctaaggaggaagaattgaaaaaaaatgaaggtGCACTACTAAAATATCTCAGCCACGATACTACTACTCCTGTTGCTGAGGAGATTCCTAAATTCACAGCATCAGAcacaagtgctccttcaacttcaggaaccaatgagcagtgtgatgaccaagacattgacccaagtgctccttcaacttcaggaaccaatgagcagtgtgatgaccaagacattgacccaagtgctccttcaacttcaggaaccaatgagcagtgtgatgaccaagacattgacccaagtgctccttcaacttcaagAAGCAATGAGGAGTGTGACGATCAAAATATTCCTGCTATTGATTTAAAGGATGTTGGTCTTTGGCCAAGTAAAATTAATGATGATACAAGGATCTTACTGGTACGTCAAGGTGCATCAGTGGTTCAGCATCTAGACTCAGACTTTGCTGAAGTGGTTCGTGAGGGAGCATCAATCAAGGGACAAAACAGAAAACTTACACGCAACTGGTTTTTTAAAACTCtgccaaataatgaaaaaatgttgaGGTCATGGTTGCTGTACTCTCCTTCCAAAAAAGCCCTTTACTGCTTTTGTTGCAGACTATTTGCAGATGCAGAAACAAGTCAGTCTAATTTTGATTCAGTGAATGGATTCAACACATGGTGGAAACTTAATCCTAAAGTATACAACCATGAATCTAGTGTGGCCCATGTAGAATGTTTCACAAAATGGAAGGAGTTAGAAATTGGACTCCAACGTGGCGTAACAATTGATAAAAAAGTACAGGAAGAAGTAGAAAATAATGTGAAGAAGTGGAGGGAGATACTTGCAAGATTGTTGGATATCATTAGATTCCTTGCTAAACAAAATTTGGCTTTACGGGGTCACAGAGAAGTAATCCATCATGAGACTGATTACGAACCTGAATCAActggaaaaaagggaaattttttagaATTAGTTCATTTGTTGGCGAAATATGATCCAGTGCTACGTGAACATATTCTAAGAATCAAGTTTGGAAAAAAGTTTGCTACATCATATTTCTCTCCTACAATTCAGAATGAGTTTATAGAAAATTTGGGAGGGAAAGTAAGAAGCAAAGTTGTGGAGCAAGTAAAAATAGCAAAGTATTTTTCTATGATATTTGACAGCACCCCTGATATTTCTCATAAGGATCAAATGTGCCAAGTTTTACGCTACGTTATGATCAATGGAAAAGAAGTTAAGGTTGTGGAATCATTTgttgattttattgaaataaaaggtAAAACTTCAGAGAGTATTTCAACTGTGATTTTGCAACAATTAGAAAAATACGGAATTGACATCCAAAATTGTAGAGGACAAGCATATGATAATGCTGCTGTAATGGCTGGTCAACATACTGGCGTTCAGAGACGCATTAAGGAAATAAACAAAAAAGCTGAATTTGTTGCATGTACAAATCACTCACTGAATTTGGCAGGTGTACATGCAGCTTCTGTTGCACTGAGTTCGGTTACATTTTTTGGAACTGTGGAGCGtttgttcacatttttttcttcttctacccATCGCTGGGATGTTCTGATTTCAGTCACTGGTCAAAGTGTCAAGCGTGTATTAGAAACTCGGTGGAGTGCACGGGGAGATGCTGTGAGtgcagtgaaaaaaaattactccaAAATTTTACAGGCTGTAGAACATTTAACTGGTGAAGAAGAAAATAGAGTTACCAGGTCAGATGCTGGTGTGTTACTTGTTGCATTACAATCTTTTTCCTTCCTGTGCTTTCTTGGCCTGTGGGAATCTGTGCTTAAAGAAATTAATGACACACAGGTCTACCTACAGACCAAAGGATTAAATATCCAACAATGTGACACAAAACTTGGAGCATTAAAAGCATTTTTAACAGAAAACAGAGAGGAATTAGTTAAGCATTCAGTAGCTTATGCAAAAGAAATTTGTGAAGATTTGGGAATAGATATGGATCGCCGctctagaaagaaaaaaaagatggcAGGTGAAGAATCGCAAGACGCTGCATTGCCATATGAAACGGAGTTGATGAGAGAAATGTACCTTTCGTTGGACAGAGTGATCCAAGAAATCACAACAAGATTTCAACAGCTTCATGCTCTTGCTGAAAAATATGCCTTCCTTACTCCATCACACCTTTTGGACGATAAGTATGAGTGTCAGCTAAATCAAGATCACGATGATATTAATAAGGAAGAGTTCCTCATTGAGAGAAAAAGGCTTAAAAGTTTTCTTTATGTTGCTGTTACACAAGACAAAAAAGAGACATGGAAGGAGGACAGTCCGCTTGAACTGTTGCAGTTTATTGTAAAATATAGTCTAGAGAACTCAGTTCCAAATATTGTCATACTCCTTCGCATTTTTCTTACTATTGCTGTAAGTGTTGCTACTTGTGAGAGGAGTTTTTCCAAGTTAAAGCTGATTAAAAATTACCTAAGATCCACAATGAGCGCCATGCGTTTAGGAAATATGGCCATTCTGTCTATTGAACATCAGCTGAGTGAAGAAATAGACTTTGATGATGTTATCAACGATTTTGCAAACAGAAAGGCAAGAAAAGTAAAATTCTAA